A DNA window from Moorella thermoacetica contains the following coding sequences:
- the aroA gene encoding 3-phosphoshikimate 1-carboxyvinyltransferase has product MRLIIQPPPSLEGNIQPPGDKSISHRAAIIGALAEGTTVIDGFLAGADCLSTLNCLRALGVDIAGPDGGRVVVRGGGLDSLKEPETVLDAGNSGTTMRLLLGVLAGQPFYSVINGDESLRRRPMGRVTGPLRSMGAAIWGRQNGELAPLSVRGGKLEPLAYTLPVASAQVKSALLLAGLFTSGETIVTEPCRSRDHSERMLRAAGADLRVEGLRVRIRGRKPLKPLTINVPGDISAAAFFLVAGCLHPRAALTLEKVNLNPTRTGIIDVLTAMGAPLEIIPGEETAGEPAGSIRVTSGRLHGLEVGGAMIPRLIDEIPVLAVAAALAEGETLIRGAAELKVKESDRIAMVAGELARMGAEIYARPDGFRIKGVRRLRGAVVDSHGDHRLAMALAMAGLVAEGTTEVRGAECIAISYPGFTADLARLGVMVKEEDD; this is encoded by the coding sequence ATGCGGCTTATTATTCAACCCCCGCCATCCCTGGAAGGGAATATCCAGCCGCCGGGGGATAAATCCATATCCCACCGGGCGGCCATCATCGGCGCCCTGGCCGAAGGTACAACTGTCATCGACGGCTTCCTGGCGGGGGCTGACTGCCTCAGTACCTTGAATTGCCTGCGCGCCCTGGGGGTAGACATTGCAGGACCGGACGGGGGCCGGGTAGTGGTGCGGGGCGGGGGGTTAGATTCCCTTAAGGAGCCGGAGACGGTTCTCGATGCCGGCAATTCCGGGACGACCATGCGCCTTCTCCTGGGTGTCCTGGCCGGGCAGCCCTTTTACAGTGTAATTAATGGCGATGAATCCTTACGCCGACGACCCATGGGCCGGGTTACGGGACCACTGAGGTCGATGGGGGCCGCAATCTGGGGCCGGCAGAATGGGGAACTGGCACCCTTAAGTGTCCGGGGCGGCAAGTTAGAACCCCTGGCGTACACCTTGCCTGTAGCCAGCGCCCAGGTTAAATCGGCCCTCCTCCTGGCCGGCCTTTTCACCTCCGGGGAAACCATCGTTACCGAGCCCTGCCGCTCACGGGACCACAGCGAAAGGATGCTCCGGGCCGCCGGGGCCGACCTCCGGGTTGAGGGCTTGCGGGTGAGGATCAGGGGCCGGAAACCCCTTAAACCTCTGACCATTAACGTGCCCGGTGATATCTCGGCAGCCGCCTTTTTCCTGGTGGCCGGTTGCCTGCACCCCCGGGCCGCCCTTACACTGGAAAAAGTAAACTTAAATCCCACCAGGACGGGCATTATCGACGTCCTGACGGCAATGGGGGCGCCACTTGAAATAATCCCCGGGGAAGAAACAGCTGGGGAACCTGCCGGGTCAATCCGGGTGACCTCCGGCAGACTTCACGGCCTGGAAGTGGGCGGGGCCATGATCCCCCGGTTAATCGATGAAATACCGGTCCTGGCGGTGGCCGCCGCCCTGGCCGAAGGGGAAACCCTTATCCGTGGCGCCGCCGAGCTAAAAGTGAAGGAAAGCGACCGCATTGCCATGGTGGCCGGGGAACTGGCCCGCATGGGAGCGGAGATTTATGCCCGGCCCGATGGTTTCCGGATCAAGGGGGTACGCCGCCTTCGCGGGGCGGTGGTTGACAGTCACGGGGATCATCGCCTGGCCATGGCCCTGGCGATGGCGGGCCTGGTGGCTGAAGGTACAACAGAGGTCAGGGGAGCGGAATGTATCGCTATATCATATCCCGGCTTTACTGCCGATCTGGCCAGGCTGGGGGTTATGGTGAAGGAAGAAGATGATTGA
- a CDS encoding prephenate dehydrogenase, producing the protein MASSKSGPGIERVAILGLGLIGGSLGLALRKRGVKEVAGYDRHPETIETALTLGAINRPAADPATAVQGAQVVILAVPVGALGSLAGSIVPFLDPEAIVTDTGSVKGAVVRDLEAIFRDRARYVGGHPMAGSERAGIAAADGYLLENAVYVLTPTPATDTRALKSLEGLFQSLGSRVITLDPDEHDLIVAGVSHLPHFLAVSLVQAAGELAREHPLALMLAAGGFRDTTRIAGGDPVMWRDIFLYNREAILALLKSWRCQIDALEEMIRAGDATGLETVLNEARALRARVPARQKGLLPALHELVVTVPDRPGVIGAMATSLGDAGINIIDIEILRVREGEGGSIRLGFTTAAAATRALEILQNSGINVRLLENA; encoded by the coding sequence GTGGCCAGTAGCAAATCTGGTCCCGGGATAGAAAGGGTGGCTATCCTCGGTCTGGGGCTCATCGGCGGCTCCCTGGGCCTGGCCCTCCGCAAAAGGGGGGTAAAAGAGGTGGCCGGTTATGACCGGCACCCGGAGACTATCGAGACGGCCTTGACCCTGGGGGCCATCAACCGCCCGGCAGCAGACCCGGCAACTGCCGTCCAGGGGGCGCAAGTAGTCATACTGGCCGTTCCTGTCGGTGCCCTGGGCTCCCTGGCAGGAAGTATCGTGCCCTTCCTCGACCCGGAGGCCATCGTCACCGATACGGGGAGCGTTAAGGGGGCGGTAGTCCGGGATCTCGAAGCAATCTTCCGGGATCGGGCCCGGTATGTCGGCGGGCATCCCATGGCTGGCTCCGAACGGGCCGGCATTGCCGCCGCCGATGGTTACCTCCTGGAGAATGCCGTTTATGTCCTCACACCGACCCCGGCCACTGACACAAGGGCTTTAAAAAGCCTCGAGGGGTTATTTCAATCCCTGGGTTCCCGGGTTATCACCCTGGACCCCGATGAGCATGACCTGATCGTAGCCGGTGTCAGTCACCTGCCCCACTTCCTGGCTGTGAGCCTGGTACAGGCTGCCGGGGAACTTGCCCGGGAGCACCCCCTGGCCTTAATGCTGGCTGCGGGTGGTTTCCGGGATACCACCCGCATCGCCGGCGGTGACCCGGTGATGTGGCGGGATATCTTTCTCTACAACCGGGAGGCTATCCTGGCGCTTTTAAAATCCTGGCGCTGCCAGATTGACGCCCTGGAAGAGATGATCCGCGCGGGCGACGCCACCGGCCTGGAAACCGTCCTCAATGAGGCCCGGGCCTTACGGGCCAGGGTACCGGCCCGGCAAAAAGGCCTCCTCCCGGCCCTCCATGAACTGGTGGTTACCGTCCCCGACCGGCCCGGGGTTATCGGGGCCATGGCCACCTCCCTGGGGGATGCCGGCATCAATATCATTGATATTGAAATTCTCCGCGTCCGGGAAGGGGAGGGCGGCAGCATCCGCCTGGGATTTACCACGGCGGCTGCTGCCACCAGGGCCTTGGAGATATTACAAAATTCCGGGATTAATGTACGACTACTGGAAAATGCTTGA
- the pheA gene encoding prephenate dehydratase, translating into MKGIAYLGPRGTYSHEAATIWGQRAGQDSFLACPDLPGVLAAVLQGQAAAAILPVENSIEGAVNLTLDLVLENPELQVIGEVVLPVHHCLISRAGDLATIREVWSHPQALAQCRHYLAQNLPGVITRPATSTAAAADQARQQPYLAAIASNFAAEVYQLPVLAAGIEDYPDNKTRFWVLGRENLHLPGPYKTSLVVAAVANRPGSLYAILKDFAAAGINLTRIESRPTKQELGEYLFFIDCEGRATEPPLREVLVGLKAKTSLLSILGSYARDGGGTSGQ; encoded by the coding sequence ATGAAAGGAATAGCTTATCTTGGCCCCCGGGGGACATACTCCCACGAGGCGGCAACCATCTGGGGGCAGAGGGCAGGCCAGGACTCCTTCCTGGCCTGCCCCGATTTACCGGGAGTCCTGGCCGCTGTCCTCCAGGGGCAGGCTGCGGCAGCCATATTACCAGTAGAAAACTCCATCGAAGGGGCCGTCAACCTCACCCTGGACCTGGTCCTGGAAAACCCGGAACTCCAGGTAATCGGGGAGGTCGTCCTCCCCGTTCACCACTGTTTAATAAGCCGCGCCGGGGACCTGGCCACAATCCGGGAGGTCTGGTCCCACCCCCAGGCCCTGGCCCAGTGCCGCCATTACCTGGCCCAAAACTTACCGGGAGTCATAACCCGGCCGGCTACCAGCACGGCTGCCGCTGCCGATCAGGCCCGGCAACAGCCGTACCTGGCGGCCATCGCTTCTAACTTTGCCGCCGAGGTATACCAGCTGCCGGTTCTGGCTGCCGGTATTGAAGACTACCCAGATAATAAGACCCGGTTCTGGGTCCTGGGGAGGGAAAACCTCCACCTCCCAGGACCCTATAAAACCTCCCTGGTGGTAGCGGCAGTGGCCAACAGGCCGGGAAGCCTCTATGCCATTTTAAAGGATTTTGCCGCAGCAGGCATTAACCTGACAAGGATTGAATCCCGGCCCACCAAACAGGAACTGGGAGAGTACCTGTTTTTTATTGATTGCGAGGGCAGGGCCACGGAGCCTCCTTTAAGGGAGGTCCTGGTAGGCCTGAAAGCCAAAACGTCTTTATTATCAATTCTCGGTTCCTATGCCCGCGATGGGGGTGGGACCAGTGGCCAGTAG
- the aroF gene encoding 3-deoxy-7-phosphoheptulonate synthase: MIIVMQPGATREEEQRVISHLEREGFKVHLSRGIERTIIGVIGDKTRLKAETVTALAGVEKVVPILQPYKLASRDFHPEDTVVETGNRTIGGAAVQIIAGPCAVESRDQLLEAADAVREAGATMLRGGAYKPRSSPYSFQGLAAKGLEILAEARERTGLPVVTEVMDQNLVEDVAAVANVLQIGSRNMQNFALLQAVGQTNKPVLLKRGLAATIEEWLLAAEYILNAGNSRVILCERGIRTFETYTRNTLDLSAVPAVKHLSHLPVIVDPSHGTGRRFMVAPMARAALAAGADGIMVEVHPRPQEALSDGSQSLDPEQFAALVREIRPIITASGRELERQAV, translated from the coding sequence ATGATCATAGTCATGCAACCCGGAGCCACCCGCGAAGAAGAGCAGAGAGTTATCAGTCACCTGGAACGGGAGGGTTTCAAGGTGCACCTGTCACGGGGTATAGAACGGACTATAATCGGCGTAATAGGCGATAAAACCCGGTTAAAGGCCGAAACTGTAACGGCCCTGGCCGGAGTGGAGAAGGTTGTCCCCATTTTGCAACCCTATAAGCTGGCCAGCCGGGATTTCCATCCCGAGGATACGGTGGTAGAAACAGGCAATCGGACCATAGGCGGCGCGGCGGTGCAGATAATCGCCGGGCCATGTGCCGTGGAAAGCCGTGACCAGCTCCTGGAGGCTGCCGACGCTGTCCGGGAGGCGGGGGCCACCATGCTCCGCGGCGGCGCCTATAAACCCCGCAGCTCACCTTACTCCTTCCAGGGGCTGGCTGCCAAGGGTCTGGAAATCCTGGCTGAGGCCCGGGAACGTACCGGCCTGCCGGTGGTCACCGAGGTTATGGACCAGAACCTGGTAGAAGATGTAGCCGCCGTTGCCAACGTCCTGCAGATCGGCTCCCGCAATATGCAGAACTTTGCCCTCCTGCAGGCCGTAGGCCAGACAAACAAACCCGTCCTCCTAAAGCGCGGTCTGGCAGCCACCATTGAAGAATGGCTTCTGGCTGCCGAGTACATCCTCAACGCAGGCAATAGCCGGGTGATTTTATGCGAGAGAGGTATCCGCACCTTTGAGACCTATACCCGCAATACCCTGGACCTCAGCGCGGTACCGGCGGTAAAGCATCTCTCCCACCTGCCTGTAATTGTCGATCCCAGCCACGGGACCGGGCGCCGGTTTATGGTGGCCCCTATGGCCCGGGCCGCCCTGGCAGCCGGGGCCGATGGGATCATGGTTGAGGTACACCCCCGACCCCAGGAGGCCCTCTCCGACGGCTCCCAGTCCCTGGACCCGGAACAGTTCGCCGCCCTGGTCAGGGAGATCCGGCCCATCATCACCGCCAGCGGGCGTGAACTGGAGCGGCAGGCCGTATGA
- the trpA gene encoding tryptophan synthase subunit alpha has translation MGVERITAAFAARKKEGRKALIVYLCAGDPSLEVTGQAVRELAGAGVDLIELGVPFSDPVADGPVIQAASKRALAAGVTLPEILELVKSLRSGLAVPLILMSYYNPLLQYGLERLTADLAAAGVDGLIVPDLPLEENPPLRQTLEPAGLALIPLVAPTTPGERLARIAATARGFIYCVSLTGVTGVREGLPPGIDEYLAGVRAVTDLPLGIGFGIGSPDQARLLAPMGDGIIVGSALVDVLYQEGLPAALRLVERLRHAL, from the coding sequence ATGGGTGTTGAAAGAATAACTGCTGCCTTTGCCGCCCGGAAAAAAGAGGGACGCAAAGCCCTCATCGTCTATCTCTGTGCCGGCGACCCTTCCCTGGAGGTTACCGGGCAAGCTGTCAGGGAACTGGCTGGCGCCGGGGTGGACCTCATTGAGCTGGGGGTACCCTTTTCTGACCCCGTGGCCGATGGTCCGGTCATCCAGGCTGCCAGCAAGCGTGCCCTTGCCGCCGGGGTAACCCTGCCCGAAATCCTGGAATTGGTAAAGAGCCTGCGCTCGGGGTTGGCTGTCCCCTTGATCCTCATGAGCTACTATAACCCTTTGCTGCAATATGGACTGGAACGGTTAACTGCCGATCTGGCCGCTGCCGGGGTGGATGGTTTGATTGTACCCGATCTGCCCCTGGAAGAAAACCCACCTTTAAGACAAACCCTGGAACCGGCGGGGCTGGCCCTGATTCCCCTGGTGGCCCCGACGACCCCCGGGGAACGTTTGGCCCGGATTGCCGCCACAGCCCGGGGATTTATCTACTGCGTTTCCCTTACCGGGGTAACAGGCGTCCGGGAAGGCTTGCCGCCGGGAATAGACGAGTACCTGGCAGGGGTGCGGGCGGTAACTGACCTGCCCCTGGGAATAGGTTTCGGCATCGGCAGTCCCGACCAGGCCAGGCTCCTGGCCCCTATGGGCGACGGCATTATTGTCGGCAGCGCCCTGGTCGACGTCCTGTATCAAGAAGGCTTACCGGCCGCCCTCCGGCTGGTAGAAAGGCTCCGGCACGCTTTATAG
- the trpB gene encoding tryptophan synthase subunit beta, giving the protein MTLPDKQGHFGPYGGRFVPETLMPALEEIEQAYREASRDKEFQKELQYYLQQYAGRPTPLYYAANLTRHLGGARIYLKREDLNHTGSHKLNNALGQALLARRMGKKRLIAETGAGQHGVAAATAAALLDMECVVYMGAEDTRRQALNVFRMELLGARVVPVTAGSATLKDAINEALRDWVTNVRTTYYLLGSVTGPHPFPMMVRDFQSVIGREAREQILAAAGRLPDHLVACVGGGSNAMGLFYPFLEETGVRMWGAEAAGLGLETGRHAASLTAGRPGVFQGAYSYLVQDKNGQIEPVYSVSAGLDYPGVGPEHSYLKDSGRATYTAITDTEALEAFQLLSRTEGIIPALESSHAVALAMKMAPGLKPEEIMIINLSGRGDKDVQQVAAILKGGSSNHGC; this is encoded by the coding sequence ATGACATTACCAGATAAACAGGGTCATTTTGGCCCCTATGGCGGGCGGTTTGTACCCGAAACCCTCATGCCGGCCCTGGAAGAGATAGAACAGGCTTACCGGGAAGCCTCCCGGGATAAAGAATTTCAAAAGGAACTTCAGTATTATCTTCAGCAATACGCCGGCAGGCCGACTCCCTTGTATTACGCGGCCAACCTTACCCGTCACCTGGGCGGGGCCAGGATTTACCTGAAAAGGGAGGATTTAAATCATACCGGTTCCCACAAGTTAAATAACGCCTTGGGCCAGGCATTGCTTGCCCGGCGTATGGGCAAGAAACGCCTCATTGCTGAAACAGGAGCCGGCCAGCACGGGGTGGCTGCGGCTACAGCGGCGGCCCTCCTGGATATGGAATGCGTCGTTTATATGGGTGCCGAAGACACCCGCCGTCAGGCCTTGAATGTCTTTCGTATGGAACTCCTGGGGGCCAGGGTGGTCCCGGTGACAGCCGGTAGCGCCACTTTAAAGGACGCCATCAACGAAGCCCTGCGGGACTGGGTTACCAACGTCCGCACCACATATTACCTCCTTGGTTCGGTGACCGGTCCCCACCCGTTCCCCATGATGGTACGGGACTTCCAATCTGTCATCGGCAGAGAGGCCAGGGAGCAAATCCTGGCCGCAGCCGGGCGCCTGCCGGATCACCTGGTAGCCTGCGTCGGCGGGGGCAGTAATGCCATGGGACTTTTTTACCCCTTCCTCGAAGAAACGGGGGTCAGAATGTGGGGCGCTGAAGCCGCCGGGCTGGGACTGGAGACCGGCCGCCACGCCGCTTCTTTAACCGCGGGTCGCCCCGGTGTCTTTCAGGGTGCCTACAGTTACCTGGTCCAGGATAAAAACGGCCAGATCGAGCCGGTGTATTCTGTCTCGGCCGGCCTGGATTACCCCGGCGTCGGGCCGGAGCACAGCTACCTCAAAGATAGTGGCCGGGCTACCTACACAGCTATAACTGATACTGAAGCCCTGGAGGCCTTTCAACTCCTGAGCCGTACAGAGGGTATTATCCCCGCCCTGGAGAGCTCCCACGCCGTAGCCCTGGCCATGAAAATGGCCCCCGGCTTAAAGCCGGAAGAGATTATGATCATCAACCTCTCCGGCCGGGGAGATAAAGACGTCCAGCAGGTGGCCGCCATCCTCAAGGGAGGGAGCTCCAACCATGGGTGTTGA
- a CDS encoding phosphoribosylanthranilate isomerase yields the protein MVRVKICGIRDWEEARMVLDAGVDTLGFVFARSPRAIKPEAAREIITKLPPFTTTVGVFVNEPRYSLMEIASFCRLDVLQLHGDEPPEYCHGLSQRLIKAIRVRDAASLASLEAYREVQGFLLDAWVPGKAGGTGTTFNWELVRGAATGGKPVILAGGLTPENVGAAIQLVHPYAVDVSSGVEVDGRKNPARIAAFLEAVRKAEEHHVRPTASSCCTGLKGDF from the coding sequence GTGGTCAGAGTAAAAATCTGCGGCATCCGGGATTGGGAAGAAGCCCGGATGGTTCTCGACGCGGGCGTAGACACCTTGGGCTTTGTTTTCGCCAGGAGTCCCAGGGCGATCAAGCCGGAAGCCGCCCGGGAGATAATCACCAAGCTGCCACCCTTCACCACCACGGTTGGTGTATTTGTCAACGAACCACGCTATAGCCTAATGGAGATAGCCTCCTTTTGCCGCCTGGATGTCCTGCAGCTCCACGGCGACGAGCCGCCCGAGTACTGTCACGGTCTTTCCCAGCGTTTGATTAAAGCCATTCGGGTACGTGACGCCGCTTCCCTGGCCAGCCTGGAGGCTTACCGGGAGGTCCAGGGATTTCTCCTGGACGCCTGGGTCCCGGGAAAAGCCGGGGGTACCGGTACGACCTTTAATTGGGAACTGGTACGGGGGGCAGCAACGGGTGGTAAACCGGTAATTCTTGCCGGCGGCCTGACCCCTGAGAATGTCGGCGCTGCCATTCAGTTGGTACACCCTTACGCCGTCGATGTCTCCAGCGGGGTAGAAGTGGACGGCCGTAAAAACCCGGCCCGGATAGCCGCCTTTCTGGAGGCAGTGAGGAAAGCTGAGGAGCACCATGTGCGCCCAACCGCCAGCAGTTGCTGTACGGGATTGAAGGGGGATTTTTGA
- the trpC gene encoding indole-3-glycerol phosphate synthase TrpC, whose protein sequence is MLAEILDYKRREVAAAREQHPLADLEKAAAAMPLTRDFGAALRRRGNELKVIAELKQASPSRGLIREDFDPEGQARSYIAAGAAAISVLTDQRFFRGRPEYLILVRRVTTLPLLRKDFIIDPYQIYEARALGADAILLIVAALEPAELVEYLDLARRLGLAALVEVHTAPELEVALRAGAGIIGINNRDLHTFKVDLQTTGRLRSMIPRGPVVVSESGIRSRADAALVAGAGVDAILVGEALMTAGDVMAKMAELRLAI, encoded by the coding sequence ATGCTGGCGGAGATCCTGGACTACAAACGCCGGGAAGTGGCGGCCGCCAGGGAACAACACCCCCTGGCGGACCTGGAGAAGGCAGCGGCAGCCATGCCCCTGACCCGGGACTTCGGGGCCGCCCTGCGGCGCCGGGGAAACGAGCTTAAGGTTATAGCTGAGCTAAAACAGGCTTCTCCCTCCCGGGGCCTTATCAGGGAGGATTTTGACCCTGAAGGTCAGGCCAGGAGTTATATAGCCGCCGGGGCGGCGGCCATCTCCGTCCTGACGGACCAGAGGTTTTTCCGGGGTCGCCCTGAGTACCTGATCCTGGTGCGCCGGGTAACCACCCTGCCCCTTCTGCGCAAGGATTTTATCATTGATCCCTACCAGATTTATGAGGCCCGGGCCCTGGGAGCGGATGCCATCCTACTGATTGTCGCTGCCCTGGAACCTGCGGAACTGGTGGAATATCTGGACCTGGCCCGGAGGTTAGGCCTGGCAGCCCTGGTCGAGGTTCATACGGCCCCGGAACTGGAGGTAGCCCTCCGGGCAGGAGCCGGTATTATCGGGATTAACAACCGGGACCTGCACACCTTCAAGGTTGACCTGCAAACGACCGGACGCCTGCGATCCATGATTCCCCGGGGACCGGTGGTAGTGAGCGAGAGTGGCATCCGGAGCCGGGCCGATGCCGCCCTGGTGGCCGGCGCCGGCGTGGATGCCATCTTGGTGGGCGAGGCCCTGATGACAGCCGGGGACGTTATGGCTAAGATGGCCGAACTACGGCTTGCTATCTAG
- the trpD gene encoding anthranilate phosphoribosyltransferase: protein MLKAQISKVVAGQHLSEAEAAEAMDIIMADEATPAQIAAFLTALRLKGETVDEITGFARSMRRRAIPLTTSHPVFVDTCGTGGDGRQTFNISTTAAFVVAGAGVAVAKHGNRSVSSRCGSADMLEALGIKVDLPPDAVARCLDEVGMAFLFAPVFHGAMKYAAGPRREIGIRTAFNLLGPLTNPAGAPCQLVGVYDPDLTETVAAVLGRLGSRRAYVVHGSDGLDEVTITGPSKITCLDKGAIRTYTFTPEDVGLPRANLADLAGGTATDNAAIARAVLSGTRGPARDVVLINAAFALLAAGAADTLQQALALAESSIDSGAAAAKLQAMVAWVESWAA from the coding sequence GTGTTGAAAGCCCAGATTAGCAAAGTAGTAGCCGGCCAGCACTTGAGCGAAGCCGAGGCCGCAGAAGCCATGGACATAATCATGGCGGACGAAGCCACCCCGGCCCAGATTGCCGCTTTCCTCACCGCCCTGCGCCTTAAAGGGGAAACGGTAGACGAGATAACCGGTTTTGCCCGCAGCATGCGCCGCCGGGCTATTCCCCTTACCACTAGCCACCCGGTATTTGTGGACACCTGTGGTACCGGGGGAGACGGCCGCCAAACCTTTAACATTTCCACCACCGCGGCCTTCGTCGTGGCCGGCGCCGGGGTAGCAGTAGCCAAACACGGCAACCGTTCAGTTTCCAGCCGTTGCGGTAGCGCCGACATGCTGGAAGCCCTGGGGATCAAAGTCGACCTGCCTCCGGACGCCGTTGCCCGCTGCCTGGATGAAGTGGGCATGGCCTTCCTCTTTGCTCCCGTTTTTCATGGTGCAATGAAATACGCCGCCGGACCGCGGCGGGAGATCGGCATTCGTACAGCCTTCAACCTCCTGGGGCCCCTGACTAACCCGGCGGGCGCTCCCTGCCAGCTGGTGGGAGTTTACGACCCGGATTTAACGGAAACAGTCGCGGCCGTCCTGGGGCGCCTGGGCAGCCGCCGGGCCTATGTAGTCCACGGTAGCGATGGACTGGACGAAGTAACTATCACCGGACCCAGCAAGATAACCTGCCTCGATAAAGGCGCGATCAGGACGTATACCTTTACCCCGGAAGATGTCGGCCTGCCACGGGCGAACCTTGCCGACCTGGCCGGGGGTACAGCCACCGACAATGCCGCCATTGCCCGCGCCGTCCTTTCCGGTACCAGGGGCCCGGCCCGGGACGTCGTCCTCATTAATGCCGCCTTCGCCCTCCTGGCAGCCGGTGCCGCTGACACCCTCCAGCAAGCCCTGGCCCTGGCCGAATCAAGTATCGATTCCGGCGCCGCGGCGGCAAAACTCCAGGCTATGGTGGCCTGGGTGGAAAGCTGGGCTGCCTGA
- the pabA gene encoding aminodeoxychorismate/anthranilate synthase component II: protein MLLMIDNYDSFTYNLVQYFLELGQEVVVRRNDAITLEEIAELNPDYLVLSPGPCTPNEAGISLAAITAFAGKIPILGVCLGHQSIAQAFGGRIVRAGRLMHGKTSTITHDGKTIYRDLPNPFTATRYHSLIVDEETLPDCLEVTARSETGELMGLRHRQLPVEGVQFHPESILTTVGKQLLRNFLAIGPFARTRSKENGVSLDK from the coding sequence GTGCTGCTAATGATTGATAACTATGATTCCTTTACCTATAACCTGGTGCAGTACTTCCTGGAACTGGGGCAGGAGGTGGTGGTACGGCGTAATGACGCCATAACCCTGGAGGAGATTGCTGAACTAAACCCCGATTACCTGGTCCTTTCCCCCGGCCCTTGCACGCCCAATGAAGCCGGTATCTCCTTGGCGGCCATCACCGCCTTTGCCGGCAAGATACCCATCCTGGGCGTCTGCCTGGGCCACCAGAGCATTGCCCAGGCCTTCGGCGGTCGGATAGTGCGGGCCGGACGGCTCATGCATGGCAAGACTTCTACCATTACCCATGATGGTAAAACAATTTACCGGGACCTGCCCAACCCCTTTACAGCTACCCGCTATCATTCCTTAATCGTCGATGAGGAGACCCTGCCGGATTGCCTGGAGGTGACGGCCCGGAGCGAAACCGGCGAGCTAATGGGCCTGCGCCACCGCCAGTTACCAGTTGAAGGTGTCCAATTTCACCCCGAGTCCATCCTGACAACGGTGGGCAAGCAACTGCTAAGGAATTTTTTGGCCATTGGCCCCTTCGCGAGGACCAGAAGTAAAGAAAATGGAGTCAGCCTGGATAAATAA